The window GAGCGAGGACAAGTGCTCGCGGCACCCGGGTCGATCAGCGCCCACACCCGCTTCACCGCGGACATCGCCGTGCTGTCCGAGGAGCAGGGCGGCGCGGAGGTGGTGTCAGGAGAACGCCTGTGCTTCCACATCCGATGCGCCGCGGTGTGGGGGGCGGTGACGTTGCCTCAGCGCCTCGACATGGTGCGGCCACTCCACGGGTCCGAGGTGACCATCACCCTCGACGAACCCGTCGCCCTGGATGACGGCGTGCGTTTCGCGTTTCGGTACCGCGGGCGCGCCGCCGGCTCCGGCACCGTGACCCAACTCCCGGGCCCGGTCACGTAGTCGCAGGGTCCTACGTCTCGACGCGTGCCCCTGCGTGAGCAGCCTGGTGAGAGGGGCGGTCCGGCCCGCCGATAGCTCGTCGTCATGAGGCGCGCTTGGGGCTTGTCGATGGTGTTCATGCTCTGCGGTCTGGTCCTCGCGGCCGGGGTGCTCTTCCGGGGTGCTCCCGGGGCAGCCGCAGTACTGCTGCTGGTGTTCGTCCTGCTCGCGGCCATGCACTCGCCCCTGGTCTTCCCGAAGCCGGTCAGCCTTACGGAGGCACAACGCCGCAGCGCGGTCGACGGCCGTCCGATCGTCTTCTGGCGGTCGGGCTGCACGCACTGCATCCGGCTGCGCATCCGATTGGGCCGTGGTGCCGGAGAGTTGCACTGCGTCGACATCTGGCGTGACCCGGACGGCGTGCCGGCGGCCGGATGACAGCGACCGATCGCGGCCTGCGGGGTGCGGGCCGCGGGTGAGCCCGGGTCACGGTGGGCGGGCGCCCGGCCGTCCGAGTCCGCCTCCCCTGAGCGGGGGAGGCGGATCGCGTGCGCGCTGCCAGGGTTCGGCTTCGTCGGCGACGCCGACCGCCGGGGTCGTCGTCGCGGATGTGGCGCCGGATCAGGCCGGTTCGCCGCCGGTCCAGGCACGGAGCTTCTCGGGGTTGCGGACCGCCCAGATGCGGCTGACGCGGTCGCCGGTGACGTCGAAGGCGGCCACGGTCACCGGAACGCCGGTGTGCTGCGCGACCAGGCCGGGCCGGCCGTTGACCGTTCGTTCCAGGAGCGTCAGCCCGGGGGCCTTGGCCGCGATGTGGATCAGGTACTGGGCG of the Streptomyces sp. NBC_01426 genome contains:
- a CDS encoding EF-Tu/IF-2/RF-3 family GTPase, with the translated sequence MVERPFLMCVEDVFQRHRGRTVVLAGRIEQGRVHTGDDVEIVGLGGSGTARVEDIHVRRVPVAEASAGMNVVVVLRGGAADGVERGQVLAAPGSISAHTRFTADIAVLSEEQGGAEVVSGERLCFHIRCAAVWGAVTLPQRLDMVRPLHGSEVTITLDEPVALDDGVRFAFRYRGRAAGSGTVTQLPGPVT